TTACAGCTGGAATGTGCTTGGATAGTTTTGATTGCAACTTGTTACTCATTTTgtctaataataatgtttctgttttattgttgttcacACATGTAAGCATTTTTCATGTTCAGTAAAACTTAATTACTTGTTTGGGAGGTTTTTAGTCTTTTAATAAAATGGCTACCTTGGTTACAAATGCTGTAatttttaaagggtcatgacatgagaaatcaaatttgccttgattTTTGACATCTACGTAGTTCCATTAAAATGTCCTGTaagtttcatagcttaaaacgaagcatttatttatttaatcaagcttgaaaaacatgttgaaattgGGTGAACTTTTAGTAACAGTTGGGATATAACATCACACTCTGCAGAATATGTTTACAAATTTATATCGATCTTCTATTGGTCACACTGTTTCATGTGATACAAATTCATAGGTCCACAGTCTCCCCGCACTtgtcttcattttgttttgtgtgtggaGTCTGTGGTCTGTTacacttttttgtttctttcacaGAGCGGGTCCCCAAACCTGTGATAAAAACAGAGAAGATCGAAAGTAACCCTgatgttgtttatttaagatGCGACTACAGTGAAACAATCATCTGGAAGAATTCTGCTGGAGAAACACTGATCGGCTCACAGCTGGATCAGAAAGAAGAGTCCATCGCAGTTAAATTCACAGGAAATCCAGAAAACTTCTACACATGCACACTAGATAACGGCGCAAGTACCGAGACCAGTGATCCGGTCTATGAGAGAGATCTGTTTAAAGGTAAGACAGTGGAGTGACACCATACAACATATAAATCTGTATGTACCTAGATAAAtttaattagattatattaataAGCTGACAAAATGCAATAGGCGCAACAGAATATATTGCACAAACAAGCAGATACGCAAGGACCTCATCCTTTAACTCAAACCATAATGACTTGACAACCAGTATAAGATAAGCTTTTAATTACCAAATTAGATTATGTTAAACTTTATTGTCACTGTGCAGAGTACAAGCACAAGCCAATGAAATACAGCTGAAAAACTTCAAACCAAATGAAATTAAGTacaataacattataaacacatgCAACAAGCAGCGAAACACAAACAGTATTGGTAATCAGTTGGGATGTCCtaatcaggtttttttttgtgtccCCGATCCGAGTCACTGAATATTGACCTCACTGGTTCTGGGTTTTTAAGCTTGTTTACTGGACACAtgagctatgtttccatcactcTGTTTTTATGCccattttgaagtatcgcatcagaaacaAGTGATGTAAACgtcacattttgattaaaaatcccTTAATTCACAAAGTTTTTACGGtcgcttgaggtggtttttgacttgtgcgAAAAAGGGTTAATGTGAGTAATGGGAGCTGGAAACGCATTTGCCGAATGAATTCCTCAAAATTCCCCGCAtcaaagtcatgtgactttgcgctATGGGATGGCAAAACCCGCCTATTGGTGCTTATTCGTAAATGTTCTATGTGATATTCCAATCTTTGCGCATAACTTAAATTCgtaactttggatggaaacccagctaTTGTCACATAGCAGCTTTAAGACATTGTTCTGATTGTTGTTATAAGTCAAAAACGACAAGGAGGCAGCTTCCTGCAGTACAGATTAAGTGGAAAGGGTTGGATTGTTTTGGGCATGAAATTTGCTTGTTGAATGTTCACTAACATATTCTTTATATTTCATTAGAGATGAAAGCAGTGGGTGATACAGTGTCTTTTCGTCCAACCAACATAAATCCTCCGGTCACCAGCATTATATGGAAACACAGAAGCAGCAGTGGAATTGTTGTCAAGGCGACTGAATGGGATGATGATGGTTTTAACATCCCGAATCCAAGATTCAGAGGCATTACAACTCTTGATGAGAAAACTGGACAAATCACTATAACTAATTTAACTGTTGAACATAGTGGAGTTTACATTATTGACATCAACACTAAAGAGCAGGGACAAAGATTCAGCTTGAAAGTTATGGGTGAGTGGATATTGATTCTTCAGATATTTCaaaaggcaatttttttttaacatggtattgctgtaatgatttttttttttttttttttacaattaagatacttttgggATACTCATTTTTACAGGACAGATGGTATGTGTATTAGGATACAGCACAGATCTCGAATATGTAGGAAGAGATGATGTGTAGAGACCAGCCAGACACTGTTTTACAGCTGAAATGCACTTGGATAGGTTTGATTGCTCAGATTAACTGGTCTTGATTTGCCATGCCCCAGAGAATATGGATGCACATATAAAACAGTGCTGGAAGATCACTCATCCACCAGAATCTTGCTACTTGTTACTCATTTTGTCTAATTataatgtttctgttttattgttgtgtttacacatttttcatttttcatattcAGTAAAACACTCAGATCACTTGTTTGGAGAGGTTTTTAGTCTTTTGATAAAATGGCTACAAATGCTGTAATTTTTAAAGcgtcatgacatgagaaatcaaatttgccttgattGTTTGAAATATACGAGGTTCCATCAAAATGTCCTGTaagtttcatagcttaaaacgaagcatttatttattcaagctCCCAAAACTCATTTTGAAATTGGGTGGACTTTAAGTAGATACAAATTTTTCGGACACTGCAACAGTTGGGATATGACATCACACTCTGCAGAATCTTATGATCTTCTATTGGTCACACTGTTTCATGTGTTACAAATTCATAGGTCCACAGTCTCCCAACACTTgacttcattttgttttgtgtgtggaGTTTGTCTGTGGtctgtttaaattttttcattgtttcttTCACAGAGCGGGTCCCCAAACCTGTGATAAAAATAGAGAAGATCAAAAGTAAACCTGATGTTGTTCATTTAAGATGCGACTACAGTGACAAAATCATCTGGAAGAATTCTGCTGGAGAAACACTGATCGGCTCACAGCTGGATCAGAAAGGAGAGTCCATTGCAGTTAAATTCACAGGAAATCCAGAAAACTTCTACACATGCACACTAGATAACGGCGCAAGTACCGAGACCAGTGATCCGGTCTATGAGAGAGATCTGTTTAAAGGTAAGACAGTGGAGTGACACCATACAACATATAAATCTGTATGTACCtagataaatataattaataagcattaattaacattcattgttttttatgcTACCAAATTGCAATAGGTACAACAGTATATATCGCACAAACAAGCAGATACGCAAGGACCTCATCCTTTAACTCAAACCATAATGACTTGACAACCAGAATAATGCTAAGTATAAGAGAAGCTTTTAATTTCCAAATTAGATTAGATGAAACTTTGTCACTATGCAGAGTACAAGCACAAGCCAATGAAATACAGTTGAAAAACTTCAAACCAAATGAAATTAAGTACAATAACATCATAAACACATGCAACGAGCAgcgaaacaaaaacagtattggTAATCAGTTGGGATGTCCcaatcaggttttttttttttttttttgtgccccCGATCCGAGTCACTGAATATTGACCTCACTGGTTCTGggtttttaagcttttttactAAACACAtgagctatgtttccatcactcTGTTTTTATGCccattttgaagtatcgcatcagaaacaagtgatgtaaatgttacattttgattaaaaatcccttaattcacaaagtttttacgctcgcttgaggtggtttttcactTGTGCGAAAAAGGGTTAATGCGAATAATAGGAGATGGAAAAGCATTTGCCAAATGAATTTCTCAAAATTCCCCGCAtcaaagtcatgtgactttgcgctATCGGATGGCAAAACCCGCCTATTGGTGCTTATTCGTAAATGTTCTATGTGATATTCCAATCTTTGCACATAACTTAAATTCgtaactttggatggaaacccagctattgtagcagcttttagacattgttTTGATTGTTGTTATAAGCCAAAAATGACAAGGAGGCAGCTTCCTGCAGTACAGATTAAGTGGAAAGGGTTGGATTGTTTTGGGCATGAAATTTGCTTGTTGAATGTTCACTAACATATTCTTTCATATTTCATTAGAGATGAAAGCAGTGGGAGATACAGTGTCTTTTCATCCAACCAACATAAATCCTCCGGTCACCAGCATTGTATGGAAACACAGAAGCACCAGTGGAATTGTTGTCAAGGCGATTGAATGGGATGAGGATGGTTTTAACATCCCAAATCCAAGATTCAGAGGCATCACAACTCTTGATGAGAAAACTGGACAAATCACTATAACTAATTTAGCTGTCGAACATAGTGGAGTTTACATTATTGACATCAACACTAAAGAGCAGGGACAATTCAAAATGACTGTTATGGGTGAGTGGATATTGATTATtcaaatactttaaaatgcaaatctttTTAACTCAATATtgctgtaatgattttttttttttttttttttttacaattaagatacttttaggatgctcattttaacaggACAGATGATATGTGTATTAGGACACAGCATAGATCTCGAATGTGTAGGAAGAGATGATGTGTAGAGACCAGCCAGACACTGTTTTACAGCTGAAATGCGCTTGGATAGGTTTGATTGCTCAGATTGACTGGTCTTGATTTGCCATGCCCCAGAGAATATGGATGCACACATAAAACAATGCTGGAAGATCACTCATCCACCAGAATCTTGCTACTTGTTACTCATTCTgtctaataataatgtttctgttttattgttgtatttacacatttaagtaTTTCTCATGTTCAGTAAAACACTTGTTTTGGAGAGGTTTTTAGTCTTTTGATAAAATGGCTACAAATGCTGTAatttttaaagggtcatgacatgagaaatcaaatttgccttgattATTTTGACATACATGGTTCCATTTAAAATTTCATAGCTtaaaactaagcatttatttattcaagctCCAAAAACTTGTTTTGATATTGGGTGGACTTTGAGTAGATAAAAATTTGGGATATGACACATCAAACTCTGCAGAATCTTATGATCTTCTATTGGTCACACTGTTTCACGTGATACGAATTTATAGGTCAACAGGCTCCCCACACTTgacttcattttgttttgtgtgtgcagTTTGTCTGTGGTCTGTTAaactttttcattgtttttttcacagAGCGGGTCCCCAAACTTGAGTGACCAATATTAATGGTCAAAAACAGCACGTCATGACCATTACATGAGGAAAATCAtgagaagagacttctttgagtGGGTTCCCCCACCCAGGACGAGGGCCAGACTCCATCTAGGCCTTTTGGTCCTCACAGAGCACGTCCTCACATTCTTTTAAGTAGATGCACCAAAATTATCTCAGAATGACTTATAAACAAATATCCGTCTATTGCATAACTCCATATCATGTATGtaacccacacatttgtctatcATGTTATAATCTCTCATTGTGTATATCATTTTGAATAACTATTGAATAGTTTATAGGTCTATAGTCGTATTTACTATGTTTGTTTGAATATTCATACAGAGCAAAACCACCAGTGTTAATTAAACTTTGTGAGAGTTCATTTCAACACTATCCTGGTGTTTACGTATATAATTCTCACTgcccagtgttaaattaacagtaTTAAAAGTGCTTACAAATTAACGCTGCCTCAGAGTTCAACATTTAACCCTCATGGAGTTCATCTGACGTATCTTATCAGTGTTAATCTAAGTCTTCAGAGTAAAAGAACACTTTTACTCTTAAAGGGGGCGTTATTTTACATAAAGCAAACATTCAAATTCAGAAAGAGATTTAGAGAGTCTTGGGAAATATAAACACAGCAAACAGTTCAAACAGTCACTTTTCATGTATACTCTAGTGCAGTGGATTTCAAagaccggtttgaaaaccactgctctaGTGAATAGTGTAGGTTGTGGTTGGGGGCATTCCTTCCTTGGGTCAGACATCAAGCATTTGCCATGTATGTACACAAGACAGCAGCAGTAGCAACCAATACCACATACCTGTGGTTTCTGTTTTCGAACTTCCTATTAGGACTGGACCAGAATATTCGATTATTCGAATATTTTTTCGGTGGGTTGGCATtcgattttaaattttaagatttgaatattcgttttttatttttttttcatacaccTGGCATCCTCCGCTAAACGGTTCTCATCCCTTTTGAATATGAATGGAGAAGATCAGACTGCTTCACCACCAACACAGAGAAAGCAAAGAAAGAGATTGAGCAACATTTGAGAGACAGTACTAGTCGGGCCCACTTACATGGTGGAAGCAAAATTATGGCTGTGACTGTTGCAATGACAACCTCGCGAATTCATGCAATAGGCTAAAGCTGGTCGCAAAGCCCCAGCAAAAAtaattaccatgaatgtgtctGGGGGAAAGGTAAGGAGATATTcgaataatttattaataaactagtatTTGTCGCAAAGATGAAGATCCTGACTCACCATCTGCTCAATGGACGCGACTTTAATGcctgaatgcatttttatggttagGCCCATAGCtaatgaaagagttttgttttgaatttgaattatttcGTTTTCTAATCGTGTCTGAGGCAATTGCGTTTTGGTAATTTTTTGTGAAGCACTCCTGTTCAACGTCAGAAAGCGtatcctgtttgttttctttaaaagcaCGTTTTGTTGATAATGTGAGTACACACAAACTAAGGTAGAGCCTTTACAGTTCCGGATGATATActactcttacctttatgagcaaaaattaagtttcacatcgcaccggcgcctccatgtcctgcgTGAATTATGAAGCCCGCTTCAGCTTTCACTCTCCACACAAACGACTGGATATGCGCATAATAGCATACATTTATCTAGGTTAAACGATTAAACTAATATTGTGATATgctttaagttttttatatctatggatttttaatttaaatcgtGATGACTTGAGAAGGTTAAATTGATCTTTCTGCCGCTGGCCGCTtggtcgttactttaaaaaacaaaaacttgaatttaacaaataaaaagtgttccaaatatatttctaaattaacttcatAAACGAAAGAAacgaaaataaatgtaatcactTTACGAAtaaaaacagcagctgtgtaatggggaagagaaagagaaaaaagaccGGCTTCAGTCGGACTCGGGCCAGTAATTCTGATGAGCTGTCGAGGTTGTTAGGAATTTTTGCAACGAATGTTTGTTTAACGGcctatttaactatttttatttaggctactttcttatttaaatgtattatttctttGATTTATGTTAGTGTTTTGTTGGCTGCTTGTTCACTAACGGAAGTGCTAAAATAAACACGCACGTTTGTTAATAATGTTTGAGcctcatttattttgtgtttcaaaattatatacatatgtgttttatatataggCCTATTTACACAAAcgttatatataatttatatgtatatttatttataaatcatttatataaacataaatatatatataaacaccgTGCCATTTTTTTccgttctttttttatttaaatagcctCCCTCCGAAGCTTCGACTATTCGGTGTTGATTACTACGGAAGCTTCGAAGCTCAAAAAATGGTATTCGGACCACCCCTACTTCCTATATGTTCTCTGTTCTTACACCTCGTCAGTTTTGGGTGTGTAAAAGACATTCAGAGCAAAATAGAAGAAAATTCTACTAACATGTCCTTTGtacaacaaaaatgtttctacaGTGCTTGACGTTGGTTGCCATCTGCATTGTGATTATCTCCACAGAAGCTGTTTCAGGtacatgatttttaaaggttttattgAAGGTTGCacaatttctgtttttgtcGACCCTAAAgcaatttgattttaaattatattcaagtGTAACCTAATTGTATACAAAGTATAAATGACTGTAGTGAATAACAGATATTTGCTTGCTGGACATAAAATATTTCTCTCATATTACACTCATTAGGGCAAGATGAGACTAAAGCACTGGGTGATACAGTGTCTTTTCATACATAAATTCTCCGGTCACCAGCATTATATGGAAACAGAGAAGCAGCAGTGGAAATGTTGTCAAAGCGATTGAATGGGATGGTGATGGTTTTACCATCCCGAATCCGAGTTTCAAAGGCATCACAACTCTTGATGAGAAAACTGGACAAATCACTATAACTAATTTAACTGTTGAACATAGTGGAGTTTATACCATTGACATCAACAGTAAAGAGCAGGAACAAAGATTCAGCTTGAAAGTTATGGGTGAGTGGATATTGattatattcattaatattaatagtgtAATTGTAATGTAATTGTGTCGGATTGTGATATCTTGGTACTTTactatattttgataaataccATGGTGTATCAAGTAAGTACTTCCAAGAATACCatgataaatttttttttggttcacgGATAGAAAATGGCTAAAGGACTTCAAAATTAGTTTTCCACATCGATCATGAGACGCCAGAACATGTGACGTCATCTTGTTGTTTTTCAGTTctgtttaacaaaataatagtcGTCCTCTGCTGCTATAGCAGTACAGATTCTTAAACTGTACAGAGCAGGTCCTAGATTGGACTTTCCTCTGTGCAAACTAATGCGttccacagaaatatttatttcagaaatattaacCTGTTTTATTTAGCAGATGTGGAACACAGATCATCAGTCAAGTATAAACACGCTGCAGTCGTAACTTTTCTTTTAGACAAAAgcaattgatttttaatgtactgCAATGATTGTGgcataaatgttgcattttgcCAGGTTATGAGTGTGCACAACCTAGACacttaagtaaaaatattgcgTTTTGATTTGTAtcaaaatactataatattacaGTCTGATTGCATCATTTAAGTTTTACTTTGTTTCTTCCACAGCGCCGGTCCCCAAACCTGTGATACAAATAGAAAGGAGTGATAAAAACCCTGATGTTGTGTATTTAAGATGTGGCTACAGTGAAACAAATATCTGGAAGAATTCTGCTGGAGAAACACTGGAGGGCTTGAAGGACCATCTGCCAGGAGAGTTCATCATAGTCGAAAACGAAAGAAATCCAGACAACTACTACACCTGCACACTCAAGAACGCTGTGAGTGAGGAGACCAGTGATCCGGTCTATGAGAGAGATCTGTTTAAAGGTAAGACAGCAGTTTACTTAGCAGTTTAGTGAGTCTGATTAATTTTGGGTAGTTTCCGGTGGTACTTAGATGCACCTTTCTTTAGACGTTAGTAGTATTTGAACACCTATGCCaaatgtctgaatgtcattacattaaatgaaatatcaAAGCAAAtatcattcatttaaaagaatGACAGCAAAAGACTGATTTTCATGTTTActattgtacttttttgttcTAGTGATTGTCTAGAAATTAAGCAGGTGGTACTAACAGAGACTTGCTTGTTTGAAGGTTCATTAACATAATCTCTCGTGTTTCATTCATTAGGTGAAGATGTGAAGAATGCAGCTTCATTTCATCCAGGCACAGCTCATTCTGCCCCAGTGTTCATTTTGTCAccgatttttcttttagtcataGGTTGTGTCTTTTAGTCGGTCACAACATGACTTAAGTACTTGTTGTGGCCAAAATGGTGGTGGCTTTTATCTTGCatttgtttttggttgtgttttTCACCATTATGGTGTACAGACCATTTTTGGCACTTCTAACAAAAATGTCCTTTAAATTTAGTTAGTGTTTTGTCATGTCATTGATTTTAGTCAGTTTTACTCTGTTGATAATTCCACaattttagtcaataaaaagATAATAATTTATCCAGCAAAAATTTGTCAAACTGTAATTGACCTTTaaccaaacattaaaaaaaaaaaaaacatctattacagtttttattcaactgcttacattttcaaaactttgcctctatttttcaaaactttacacacaaatccaagaattgcacacacaaaatgtaaatgCCTTACATCTCTTGCAGAATGaagcactgcattcaaaatatcacaaacacatctcaaaagcaaacatttgtctTAGGTTGCAAACACCTTTgccttaatattatatttttgaatatatcatatacacacagtgaTTCAAAACCTAAACTCTTCTTTCATGAGCTCCTATGTACATTTCTGTACAAGACTGAAAGTAACTGGCAGAAAGATGTTGAAAAATTCACAGTAAACAAGAAAGCAAGATTGAaaccaagatttttttttttgtttttcttttttttttttttactgtaagcatttgtggttgtgaataaaatattacacagtatgaaagaaaagaaatacactcccagtcaaaagtttttgaacagtaagatattgttttttaaagaattctcttctgctcaccaagcctgcatttatttgatccaaagtaggacaaatacagtgcaattttttttacaattatttttactatttaaaataatttttacatttgaatatattttaaaatgtaatttattcctgtgatttcaaagcagaatttttagcatcattactccagtcacataatccttcagaaatcattcaaatattctgatttgctgctcaaaaaacatgtattattattattattattatttttatgttgaaaacagctcagtagacttttttcaggtttctttgatgaataggaagttcagaagaacagcatttatctgaaatagaaatcttttgatcaatgtaaagcgtctttaaataaaattattaacttctataatttcttttcccggaaaataaaaataaaaatactgactccaagctgttgaatggtatagtgtatgatgtcacaaaagctttttatttcagaccaATGCTGAACTTTATATCTTTTGATTCatcgaagaatcctgaaaaaaatgtactcaactgttttaaatatttataataataataaatgtttcttgaacagcacactatgatttctgaagcatcatgtgacactaaagactggattaatgatgctgaaaatttagctttttgtatatattacaatatatttcttttaaaatatattcgactataaagcagttattttaaatatttttaaaatatttaaaaaatattttacaatattactgcttttgctgtattttggctcacataaatgcaggctactgttcaaaacttttgacttgtagtgtatatCAACCATGTGTAGTTGGACAAAAaccaaacataattttgaaaaaggtgATTATTCCAAGCCTATAGTAAAAGCATGATTGGTTggtgttacagtttttctcaattgcttaaacacatttcttgaaattattcctctttttttgcgaaactctaaacacaaatccgtaacttctaactcaatt
This genomic window from Labeo rohita strain BAU-BD-2019 chromosome 1, IGBB_LRoh.1.0, whole genome shotgun sequence contains:
- the LOC127171192 gene encoding uncharacterized protein LOC127171192 is translated as MWKQRSSSVYVIKAIEWDDDGFNIPNPRFKGITTLDEKTGQITITNLTVEHSGVYTIDINSKEQEQRFSLKVIERVPKPVIKTEKIESNPDVVYLRCDYSETIIWKNSAGETLIGSQLDQKEESIAVKFTGNPENFYTCTLDNGASTETSDPVYERDLFKEMKAVGDTVSFRPTNINPPVTSIIWKHRSSSGIVVKATEWDDDGFNIPNPRFRGITTLDEKTGQITITNLTVEHSGVYIIDINTKEQGQRFSLKVMERVPKPVIKIEKIKSKPDVVHLRCDYSDKIIWKNSAGETLIGSQLDQKGESIAVKFTGNPENFYTCTLDNGASTETSDPVYERDLFKEMKAVGDTVSFHPTNINPPVTSIVWKHRSTSGIVVKAIEWDEDGFNIPNPRFRGITTLDEKTGQITITNLAVEHSGVYIIDINTKEQGQFKMTVMERVPKLE